In Thermodesulfovibrionales bacterium, the DNA window TACCTCGAGCGTCACCCTGAAGCCTTGATCAGAGGGAAAAGCCCCTCCAAAGGAGAATGAGATGAAAAATATTCTTTTTGATCACCGAGCGCTCCTCACTTTCGGATTGTTCCTGGTGATCCTGACCGGATGTGGCGGCTCGCCGTCCTCGAAGTTCTATCAGCTGGCCCCTCTGCAGAACAAGGCTTCTGTCACCCGTGACGTTTCATCGGAACAGAGCATGGTCGTCTCCATAGGCCCCGTTCGTATACCGGACTACCTCGACCGACCCCAGATCGTGACCCGGTCCGGGAGAAATGAACTCAACCTCGCAGAATTTAACCGTTGGGCCGGTTCTCTCGGTGACGACGTCAACCGTGTTCTTGTGGAGGACGTCTCCAGCCTTCTGCCTGCCGATCGCTTTTTCGTAGTGCGCTGGACTCCCTACATCGAGAGTCAGATACCCGTTTCATGCAAAGTCGAGCTTCACCTGGAACGTTTCGAAGGGACCCTTGGTGATTCCATGCTGCTGAGGGCCAAATGGGGGGTATTCGGTAAGGAGAACCGTCTGCTCCTGAAGAAGGAATCGGTGATCAGTGAAAAGATGAGCGGCGGCAGTTATGACGCATTGGTCGCCTCGATGAGCAATGCCCTTGAAAGGCTGAGCCGTGATATCGCCGACGGAATCGGGTCTGCCTGTCCGACGGGAGGAGCCGACAAAAAGATAGCTCCGTGAAAGATCGCTGACGACGCTATTCTATGGAATCAGGCGATCCGCGGACAATTTCTCGACCAAGATGTTGATGAATTCTTTGATCTGTCCTTGAAGGTTATCCCTGAAAAATACATCGGCCGATGCTGACCATAGCAGTTTCTCACTTCCCGTCTCGAATACCTGAATTTCGAGTCTGGCCGTTTCGCCGAACCCCGTGAGCCGGGGGGCGTATACGTCGACATTCTTATATCCATAGCTATCGGTATAATATTCCTGCCAGTCCGGTTTCGGCCGGATGTTGGTTTCCGTCGTGAACGTATAGATTAGTCTCGTTATGAGGATGCTGTCTATTCCCGATCCTTTTATCTTCGCCTCGACGCCGGCCTTGTTGAGGAGATCTTCTGACGAAGGGATGACCTCATGGCTCGGAACTGCATCTACTCCATGTCTTCTCAGGTTTGCCGCGAGCTCATCCTCAAAGAATGCCCTCGTCGCCTCTTTTCTCGCGACTCCGATAACAAGGACCTTCTCGAAATATCCCTTATGGGCATCGTCTTTCCAGACAGAAAAAATATCCGGCTTGGGTACGGTAGTGCAAGAATATCCCGCCAGCATCAAAATAATCACGAGATACCATGCCACGTTCTTTTTTCTTCTCACCGATCTGCCTCCCTCTCAGCAGCACTTGCTCGCCATTCTCTTACTTCGTATGAGCCGTTCAGGCAATCTCCTCTCCGAAATTATGGCACTTCAGAAGGGCTTTTACAACCTGATAGTAAGCGTGCTTTTTCAGGTCTTCTCTTCCTCACAGAGTAAGCCCTTCAAGTTGGTTCCTGCCATGAGGCGACAGAGAAGCGAGGCGAAATGACAATCTTCATCTGACATTCCCCCGACCGGCAGGTTCACCATCATCGGCAACCATACCGTACTGCTGTTTCCAAAGATCCGAGATTTTACGCAGGATGAGGTCCGGAAGGGAATCCCTGGTATCCATGGTCACTTCATGTATTTCTATATCTTCTCTGGCTTTTATTGCCCGGATAAAATCTTCGCCGCCAAAAGTGACCGTGCCGACAACGATATTGGATGCATCGAGGGCTTCGACCGAGGCCAGCCTGAAAAGTTCCGAGAAACACTCCATCTTCCCGATCTCATCGAGGATGATGACATCTCTGCCGACAGGCCGGATTGAAGGGATCGCAAGGGTCTCAATATTCTCGATACTCACCCCGTATCGCCTTATCCGGAAATCCGAATCTATGTCCTGGTGAGCAAGGTAGCCTCCCCTGCCGTCAAGGGTCTTCATGAGAAAACCGACGCGTTTGCCGGCCACTCTTTCTTCTTCCGTGTAAAATTCCCTGGCAGGAAGACCCAGTCTTTCGACCACCTTCTTGATGACCGTAGTCTTCCCAGACGAAGGGGCGCCCGTGAGGAAAATGTTCTTCTTGCCCGCATGCACACAACAATTGTAACCGATGCGGGCACGAAACAGAAGCGCTCTCTCGACCGTTTTTGTGATTTGAATCACTGCGGTATCTGCTCTTTGGTAGTAGCCTGAACGTAATTGAGAGGGAGATGCCTCCGGCGATACTTCAAGGAAGTATGCTGCAGGCGTTTTCATTTTTATGAATACTACGGAAGGAGCTACGCTGGAGGGACGACATGAGGCAGGCGAATGGCGCTGACGTCGTCGATGGCAGGCGGGAGATGAATCGTATGAGACAGAATGAAATTATTGAGGAACTCATGGCAGCAGAAGAGAGTCAGGCGACGCTTACGTGTATCGAGTTGGATGACCCGCATCCCTCGGATTTCATCACTCCCGATGAACCGGATGACATCGCCCTGTTCTTAGAGGAAGAGGCTGATGCAGATGAATCCGACGATTTGGGAGAGGGAGTTCCGGAGGGAGAAGAGACAGAAGGGCAGGATACGACAGAAGACCTTGTTCGCACCTATTTCCATTCGATGGGGAAGATTTCCATACTCACGAGAGATGAAGAGACAGAACTCGCACGAAAGCTGCACGAAGGTAGAGAAATTATAAGAGAAAC includes these proteins:
- a CDS encoding nucleoside-triphosphatase, giving the protein MIQITKTVERALLFRARIGYNCCVHAGKKNIFLTGAPSSGKTTVIKKVVERLGLPAREFYTEEERVAGKRVGFLMKTLDGRGGYLAHQDIDSDFRIRRYGVSIENIETLAIPSIRPVGRDVIILDEIGKMECFSELFRLASVEALDASNIVVGTVTFGGEDFIRAIKAREDIEIHEVTMDTRDSLPDLILRKISDLWKQQYGMVADDGEPAGRGNVR
- a CDS encoding PqiC family protein codes for the protein MKNILFDHRALLTFGLFLVILTGCGGSPSSKFYQLAPLQNKASVTRDVSSEQSMVVSIGPVRIPDYLDRPQIVTRSGRNELNLAEFNRWAGSLGDDVNRVLVEDVSSLLPADRFFVVRWTPYIESQIPVSCKVELHLERFEGTLGDSMLLRAKWGVFGKENRLLLKKESVISEKMSGGSYDALVASMSNALERLSRDIADGIGSACPTGGADKKIAP